One window from the genome of Cricetulus griseus strain 17A/GY chromosome 2, alternate assembly CriGri-PICRH-1.0, whole genome shotgun sequence encodes:
- the LOC100756541 gene encoding acyl-coenzyme A amino acid N-acyltransferase 2: MIQVIATPSNALADEPVSIRATGLPPSQIVTIKATLKDEKENLFQSKAFYKANKAGEVDLERASALGGDYVGVHPMGLFWSLKPKKVFQRLLKKDVMNTPFLITLDLYDYVCLQDSATIKPKASQIVQRWFAGPGVQRKQIREGRVRGALFLPPGEGPFPGILDLFGMVGGLVEFRASLLASHGFAVLALAYFAYEDLPDKLLETDLEYFEEAADFLLAHPKIQQPGIGVISTSKGAEIGLAMACYLKQVVATVCINGSSAILDFPLRYRDLVVTAIPRARERIQVHASGAVRFRSFIDDPWNKLNLHSILPVEKAQGWILFIVGENDESLDSKACAQRAMDQLHSHGRSSGRMLAYPGAGHLIEPPYSPCCFASWTFGMPNPLLWGGDPIAHAAAQEHSWREIQKFFRQHLTQSRSKL, from the exons ATGATTCAGGTGATAGCCACCCCATCAAATGCCCTTGCAGATGAGCCCGTGTCCATCCGAGCGACAGGCCTACCTCCATCGCAGATAGTGACCATCAAGGCAACACTGAAGGATGAGAAGGAGAATCTCTTTCAATCCAAAGCCTTTTACAAGGCCAACAAGGCTGGCGAGGTGGACCTGGAGCGGGCATCAGCCTTGGGGGGTGACTATGTAGGGGTCCATCCAATGGGCCTTTTTTGGTCTCTGAAGCCCAAGAAGGTTTTCCAGAGGCTGTTGAAGAAAGATGTGATGAATACCCCCTTTCTTATCACTCTGGACCTGTATGACTATGTTTGTTTGCAAGACTCAGCCACAATTAAACCCAAGGCCAGCCAGATAGTGCAGCGCTGGTTTGCTGGCCCTGGGGTTCAGCGGAAACAGATCCGAGAAGGTCGGGTTCGTGGAGCCCTTTTTCTCCCTCCAG gAGAAGGTCCTTTCCCAGGAATTCTTGACTTATTCGGGATGGTTGGAGGTCTAGTTGAATTTCGCGCCAGTCTTTTGGCTTCCCATGGCTTCGCAGTACTGGCATTAGCATATTTTGCctatgaagacctgcctgacaaaCTGCTGGAGACTGActtggaatattttgaggaagCTGCCGACTTCCTACTAGCTCACCCCAAG ATCCAACAACCAGGAATTGGTGTGATCTCCACGAGCAAAGGTGCAGAGATCGGGCTGGCCATGGCCTGCTATCTGAAGCAGGTGGTTGCCACTGTCTGCATCAATGGGTCCAGTGCCATCTTAGACTTTCCTCTAAGATATCGGGATCTGGTTGTGACAGCCATCCCACGGGCTCGGGAGCGTATCCAAGTCCATGCCTCAGGGGCTGTGCGTTTCCGTTCCTTTATAGATGATCCCTGGAATAAGCTGAACCTACACAGTATACTTCCTGTGGAAAAAGCCCAAGGATGGATCCTCTTCATTGTAGGAGAGAATGATGAATCCCTGGATAGCAAGGCATGTGCACAGAGGGCCATGGACCAGCTCCACAGCCATGGGAGAAGCAGTGGAAGAATGCTGGCATATCCCGGGGCAGGCCACCTCATAGAGCCTCCCTATTCTCCCTGTTGCTTTGCATCCTGGACCTTTGGCATGCCTAACCCCTTGCTTTGGGGAGGAGATCCCATTGCTCACGCAGCAGCCCAGGAACACTCATGGAGAGAGATACAGAAGTTCTTCAGGCAACACCTCACTCAGTCCAGAAGCAAACTCTAA